Proteins encoded within one genomic window of Solea senegalensis isolate Sse05_10M linkage group LG11, IFAPA_SoseM_1, whole genome shotgun sequence:
- the copz1 gene encoding coatomer subunit zeta-1 translates to MDSPILEPSLYTVKAVLILDNDGDRLYAKYYDDTYPTVKEQKAFEKNIFNKTHRTDSEIALLEGLTVVYKSNIDLFFYVIGSSHENELMLMAVLNCLFDSLSQMLRKNVERRALLENMEGLFLAVDEIVDGGVILESDPQQVVHRVALRGDDVPLTEQTVTQVLQSAKEQIKWSLLR, encoded by the exons ATGGATTCTCCCATACTG GAACCATCCTTATACACTGTCAAAGCGGTTCTGATTCTGGACAACGATGGAGACCGGCTTTATGCCAAG TACTACGATGACACATACCCAACAGTGAAGGAGCAGAAGGCGTTTGAGAAGaacatatttaacaaaacacacaggactGACA GTGAGATAGCATTACTCGAGGGACTCACTGTTGTCTACAAGAGCAACATAGACCTCTTCTTTTATGTGATTGGAAGCTCTCATGAAAATGAG CTTATGCTTATGGCTGTTTTAAATTGCCTCTTTGATTCGCTCAGTCAGATGTTGAG AAAAAATGTAGAGAGGAGGGCTTTGTTGGAGAACATGGAGGGACTCTTCTTGGCTGTGGATGAGATTGTGGATGGAGG GGTGATCCTGGAGAGTGACCCTCAGCAGGTTGTGCACCGCGTGGCTCTCAGA GGGGATGATGTGCCTTTAACAGAGCAGACAGTCACACAG GTCCTTCAGTCTGCCAAAGAACAGATCAAGTGGTCACTTCTACGATAG